In a single window of the Saccharothrix australiensis genome:
- a CDS encoding NAD(P) transhydrogenase subunit alpha yields MIDLLTIFVLAVFVGFEVVSKVSTILHTPLMSGANAIHGVILVGAILITGQADGGVALALGLLAVFLATVNVVGGFVVTDRMLEMFKGHKR; encoded by the coding sequence GTGATCGACCTGCTGACGATCTTCGTGCTGGCCGTGTTCGTCGGTTTCGAGGTGGTCTCGAAGGTCTCGACGATCCTGCACACCCCGCTGATGTCCGGCGCGAACGCGATCCACGGCGTGATCCTGGTCGGCGCGATCCTGATCACCGGCCAGGCCGACGGCGGCGTCGCGCTCGCCCTCGGCCTGCTCGCCGTCTTCCTGGCCACGGTCAACGTGGTCGGCGGGTTCGTCGTGACCGACCGGATGCTGGAGATGTTCAAGGGGCACAAGCGATGA
- a CDS encoding TetR/AcrR family transcriptional regulator — translation MSDRMTAIADAAVHVVATRGMRGLTHRAVDAEAGLPQGSTSAYFRTRKALVEGVVARLAEQDEAEAADADRPGPVDADAFARSIGHLLDHWMTTGRERVLARYACLLEATRHPELRGILAHGDRVRAGARELLERAGVPDADRRGRDLVAFLDGLLFDRLVGAGAAHAPAPGTPESRAELVDAVRIALRAVLGK, via the coding sequence GTGTCCGACCGGATGACCGCCATCGCCGACGCGGCCGTCCACGTGGTCGCCACGCGGGGCATGCGCGGCCTGACCCACCGCGCCGTCGACGCCGAGGCCGGCCTGCCGCAGGGGTCCACCTCGGCCTACTTCCGCACCCGGAAGGCGCTGGTCGAGGGCGTGGTGGCGCGCCTGGCCGAGCAGGACGAGGCGGAGGCGGCCGACGCCGACCGACCGGGCCCGGTGGACGCCGACGCGTTCGCCCGGTCCATCGGGCACCTGCTGGACCACTGGATGACCACCGGTCGGGAACGCGTCCTCGCGCGGTACGCGTGCCTGCTGGAGGCCACCCGCCACCCGGAGCTGCGCGGCATCCTCGCGCACGGCGACCGGGTGCGCGCCGGCGCACGGGAGCTGCTCGAACGGGCGGGCGTGCCGGACGCCGACCGCAGGGGGCGCGACCTGGTCGCGTTCCTCGACGGCCTGCTGTTCGACCGCCTGGTCGGCGCGGGCGCCGCGCACGCGCCCGCGCCCGGCACGCCGGAGAGCCGGGCCGAGCTCGTCGACGCCGTCCGGATCGCGTTGCGAGCGGTGCTCGGAAAATGA
- a CDS encoding FAD-dependent monooxygenase, giving the protein MRAVVVGGGLGGVAAAVALRVVGWEVVVLERAAEFGEVGAGVGVMPNALRALRALGLEDAVRAIGTPRVSSGVRDRRGRPLFRVDAAEAEHVVAVHRADLHRVLRSALPARCLVTDTEVASADDVDADLVVAADGIRSRLRAELFPGHPGPVYAGTTAWRSVTEARFPRDLELSQTLGPGTEFGVLPLGDGRVCWYAATVAPEGGREADELARVREVVGDWHDPIPALLAATPPETLLRHDIHELAAPLPAFVRGRVALLGDAAHAMTPYLGQGACMAFEDAVVLAAACARHTAVPSALAAYDRARRPRAQAIVRASRLAGRFGHRLRHPLAVAARDAAVRAIPTSVTLRGAERFLAWEPPALSPDR; this is encoded by the coding sequence ATGCGTGCGGTGGTGGTCGGTGGTGGTCTCGGTGGTGTCGCGGCGGCGGTGGCGCTGCGCGTGGTCGGGTGGGAGGTCGTCGTGCTGGAGCGGGCGGCCGAGTTCGGCGAGGTCGGCGCGGGTGTGGGCGTGATGCCGAACGCCCTGCGGGCGCTGCGCGCGCTGGGGCTGGAGGACGCCGTGCGCGCGATCGGCACGCCGCGCGTGTCGAGCGGCGTCCGGGACCGGCGGGGCCGCCCGCTGTTCCGCGTCGACGCCGCCGAGGCGGAGCACGTCGTCGCCGTGCACCGGGCGGACCTGCACCGGGTGTTGCGGTCGGCGCTGCCGGCGCGGTGCCTGGTCACCGACACCGAGGTCGCCTCGGCGGACGACGTGGACGCCGACCTGGTGGTCGCGGCGGACGGCATCCGCAGCCGGCTCCGGGCGGAGCTGTTCCCCGGCCACCCCGGACCGGTGTACGCGGGCACGACGGCGTGGCGCAGCGTGACCGAGGCGCGGTTCCCGCGCGACCTGGAGCTGAGCCAGACGCTCGGGCCGGGCACGGAGTTCGGCGTGCTGCCCTTGGGCGACGGCCGGGTGTGCTGGTACGCGGCGACGGTCGCGCCGGAGGGCGGGCGGGAGGCCGACGAGTTGGCGCGGGTGCGCGAGGTGGTGGGCGACTGGCACGACCCGATCCCGGCCCTGCTGGCCGCGACACCGCCCGAGACCCTGCTGCGGCACGACATCCACGAGCTGGCCGCGCCGCTGCCCGCCTTCGTGCGCGGCCGGGTGGCGCTGCTCGGCGACGCCGCCCACGCCATGACGCCCTACCTGGGGCAGGGCGCCTGCATGGCCTTCGAGGACGCCGTGGTGCTGGCGGCCGCGTGCGCCCGGCACACCGCGGTGCCGTCGGCGCTCGCGGCCTACGACCGGGCGCGCCGGCCGCGCGCGCAGGCGATCGTCCGCGCGTCGCGGCTCGCCGGCCGGTTCGGGCACCGGCTGCGCCACCCGCTGGCGGTGGCCGCGCGGGACGCCGCCGTGCGGGCGATCCCGACGAGCGTGACCCTGCGGGGCGCCGAGCGGTTCCTGGCGTGGGAACCGCCGGCCCTGTCACCCGATCGGTGA
- a CDS encoding nitric oxide synthase oxygenase has protein sequence MAPVPSCPTEAIPLHTTRVDLAEAVDFVRLHHAEHPEAGPVERRLAAVRAEVAATGTYRHTPAELAFGARVAWRNSARCIGRLYWRSLKVRDLRDLRDPKEVADECVEHLRLATNGGRVRPVITVFAPDEPGRPGPRIRNDQLIRYAGYRGRDGGVLGDRRNTALTDAALAHGWRPPTPRGPFDVLPLIVEREDAEPAVVELPRDAVLEVPMSHPEYPWLARLGLKWHAVPAISDMRLRIGGVDYPAAPFNGWYMGTEIGARNFADTDRYDLLPYLGRRMGLDTSDVRTLWKDRVLVELNRAVLHSFASAGVTITDHHTESDRFLTHLRREEEAGRSCPADWTWIVPPLSGGITSVFHRYYDKGELVPNFFPAGTKGVCPVIH, from the coding sequence ATGGCCCCCGTCCCCTCGTGCCCGACTGAAGCCATCCCCCTGCACACCACCCGCGTCGACCTCGCCGAGGCCGTCGACTTCGTCCGCCTGCACCACGCCGAGCACCCGGAAGCAGGACCCGTCGAGCGCCGGTTGGCGGCGGTGCGCGCGGAGGTCGCCGCGACCGGCACCTACCGCCACACGCCCGCCGAGCTGGCCTTCGGGGCGCGCGTCGCCTGGCGCAACAGCGCCCGCTGCATCGGCCGCCTGTACTGGCGCAGCCTCAAGGTCCGCGACCTGAGGGACCTGCGCGACCCGAAAGAGGTCGCCGACGAGTGCGTCGAGCACCTGAGGCTCGCGACCAACGGCGGTCGCGTCCGCCCCGTCATCACCGTGTTCGCCCCCGACGAGCCGGGCAGGCCGGGCCCGCGCATCCGCAACGACCAGCTGATCCGGTACGCGGGCTACCGGGGTCGGGACGGCGGCGTGCTCGGCGACCGCCGCAACACCGCCCTGACCGACGCCGCCCTCGCGCACGGCTGGCGCCCGCCGACGCCGCGCGGGCCGTTCGACGTGCTGCCGCTCATCGTCGAGCGCGAGGACGCCGAGCCGGCGGTGGTGGAGCTGCCCCGCGACGCCGTGCTGGAGGTGCCGATGAGCCACCCGGAGTACCCGTGGCTCGCGCGGCTCGGGCTCAAGTGGCACGCCGTGCCCGCGATCAGCGACATGCGGCTGCGGATCGGCGGCGTCGACTACCCGGCCGCCCCGTTCAACGGCTGGTACATGGGCACCGAGATCGGCGCGCGCAACTTCGCCGACACCGACCGCTACGACCTGCTGCCCTACCTGGGCAGGCGGATGGGGTTGGACACCTCCGACGTGCGGACCCTGTGGAAGGACCGGGTGCTGGTGGAGCTGAACCGGGCGGTGCTGCACTCGTTCGCGAGCGCGGGCGTCACCATCACCGACCACCACACCGAGTCGGACCGCTTCCTGACGCACCTGCGCCGGGAGGAGGAGGCCGGCCGGTCGTGCCCGGCCGACTGGACGTGGATCGTCCCGCCCCTGTCCGGCGGGATCACCAGCGTGTTCCACCGGTACTACGACAAGGGCGAGCTGGTGCCGAACTTCTTCCCCGCCGGCACGAAGGGCGTCTGCCCGGTCATCCACTGA
- a CDS encoding NAD(P) transhydrogenase subunit alpha, producing MRVGIPAESRPAERRVAGLPETVASLIGAGLAVEVQSGAGAHAHASDAAYRSAGAEIVPDHPAGRADVVTSVQPLDPDRARLLRAGDITVSFLQPAAELDLVRVLADRGVTAFSLDLLPRVTRAQSADALSSQALVAGYRAVLLAAGRLPRFLPMFTTAAGTVPPAKVLVLGAGVAGLQAIATARRLGAVVEAYDVRRAAAEEVRSLGAKFLELDLETQDGVYAAEQSETHLERQRELIAERVAASDVVISTAAVPGRKAPVLVTTDMLKAMAPGSVVVDLAAESGGNVVGSAPGEDVWVGDVLVHGARNLPSGMPAHASRLYAKNVANLLALMTADGRVEPDLTDEVLSGACLTHAGEVRHAPTRELL from the coding sequence GTGAGAGTGGGCATTCCCGCGGAGTCGCGGCCCGCCGAGCGCCGCGTGGCAGGTCTACCCGAGACGGTGGCCTCGCTGATCGGCGCAGGTCTCGCGGTGGAGGTGCAATCCGGCGCGGGCGCGCACGCCCACGCCTCGGACGCCGCCTACCGCTCGGCGGGCGCCGAGATCGTCCCCGACCACCCCGCCGGCCGGGCCGACGTCGTCACCTCCGTGCAGCCGCTGGACCCGGACCGGGCACGGCTGCTGCGCGCGGGCGACATCACCGTCAGCTTCCTCCAGCCGGCCGCCGAGCTGGACCTCGTCCGCGTCCTCGCCGACCGCGGTGTCACCGCGTTCAGCCTGGACCTGCTGCCCCGCGTGACGCGGGCGCAGAGCGCGGACGCCCTGTCCTCGCAGGCCCTCGTCGCGGGATACCGGGCGGTCCTGCTGGCCGCCGGGCGGCTGCCGCGCTTCCTGCCGATGTTCACCACGGCCGCCGGCACCGTGCCGCCCGCCAAGGTGCTCGTGCTCGGCGCGGGCGTGGCCGGCCTCCAGGCCATCGCCACCGCCCGCCGGCTCGGCGCCGTCGTGGAGGCGTACGACGTGCGCAGGGCCGCCGCCGAGGAGGTGCGCAGCCTCGGCGCGAAGTTCCTCGAACTCGACCTGGAGACCCAGGACGGCGTCTACGCGGCCGAGCAGTCCGAGACCCACCTGGAGCGCCAGCGCGAGCTGATCGCGGAGCGCGTCGCCGCGAGCGACGTCGTGATCTCCACCGCCGCCGTGCCGGGCCGCAAGGCGCCGGTGCTGGTCACCACCGACATGCTCAAGGCGATGGCGCCGGGGTCCGTGGTGGTCGACCTGGCGGCCGAGTCGGGCGGCAACGTCGTGGGCTCCGCGCCCGGTGAGGACGTGTGGGTCGGCGACGTGCTGGTGCACGGCGCGCGGAACCTGCCGAGCGGGATGCCCGCGCACGCCAGCCGCCTGTACGCGAAGAACGTCGCCAACCTGCTCGCCCTGATGACCGCGGACGGGCGGGTCGAGCCGGACCTGACCGACGAGGTGCTGTCCGGCGCCTGCCTCACCCACGCCGGCGAAGTCCGGCACGCGCCCACCAGGGAGCTGCTGTGA